One window of Deltaproteobacteria bacterium genomic DNA carries:
- the sctL gene encoding type III secretion system stator protein SctL encodes MASRIIKGEGTGEYFDPTVLEWNSERKVIPGEFLTASEEARQLIQKAKEESARICKRAEAVLADAVREKEEERERGYREGYEEGQAELAERLVSFEAEREKVLAGQEKEIVEMVLEIAEKIVGNQLERGGVASVVRQAVSKAVGERLVIHVHPDDLQILEAIKDFGPLTLLGDPAVTPGGCLIESELGTVDARLEIQWKAIRKALGIEEER; translated from the coding sequence ATGGCATCCCGAATCATTAAAGGAGAGGGAACGGGAGAGTATTTTGATCCGACCGTTTTGGAATGGAATTCCGAACGGAAGGTGATTCCCGGAGAATTTTTGACCGCCTCTGAAGAGGCCAGACAGCTGATCCAGAAGGCGAAGGAAGAATCAGCCAGAATTTGCAAGCGGGCTGAGGCGGTCCTGGCCGACGCCGTCCGTGAGAAGGAGGAAGAGCGGGAGAGGGGATATCGGGAAGGTTATGAAGAGGGGCAGGCGGAGTTGGCGGAACGCCTGGTTTCCTTTGAGGCGGAACGTGAAAAGGTGCTGGCCGGCCAGGAGAAAGAGATTGTGGAGATGGTTCTGGAGATTGCCGAGAAGATTGTGGGGAATCAACTGGAACGCGGAGGGGTCGCCTCGGTTGTTCGCCAGGCGGTTTCCAAGGCGGTTGGAGAGCGGCTTGTTATTCATGTCCATCCCGATGACCTTCAAATATTGGAAGCGATCAAGGATTTTGGGCCCCTGACACTTCTCGGAGACCCGGCCGTAACACCGGGAGGCTGCCTCATTGAATCGGAGCTTGGAACGGTGGATGCCCGGCTGGAAATTCAGTGGAAGGCGATTCGGAAGGCGCTTGGGATAGAGGAAGAGAGATGA
- the fliI gene encoding flagellar protein export ATPase FliI, with protein sequence MTTINLSKYRKNIVQATTVQNKGRVTELIGLVARAVVPGVKVGELCMIHPGGEKEPVGAEVVGFQGSEVLLMPLGELEGISPGSEVVPTGDCLKVKVGPNLLGRVLDGLGNPIDSLGVLECDETYPVHREPPDPMKRARVTQPISVGVKAMDGLLTVGEGQRLGIFAAAGVGKSTLMGMIARHSDADVNVIGLVGERGREVRDFLEVDLKEDGLKKSVVVVSTSDQPALTRAKAAYVTTAIAEYFRDQGKKVFLMMDSVTRFARALREIGLAVGEPPARQGFTPSVFSTLPRLLERTGNSDKGSITAFYTVLVSGDDMNEPVADETRAILDGHIVLSRNLAARNHFPAIDISESISRVMSTIVDAEHLEASRKLREVVANYEKERDLILIGAYEAGSDPRVDYALEKIEEVNSFLKQGIDEKISIEETTDQMKGIFGA encoded by the coding sequence ATGACAACGATCAATTTATCGAAATACAGAAAAAATATCGTTCAGGCGACGACGGTTCAGAACAAGGGGCGTGTGACAGAACTGATTGGTCTCGTTGCGCGTGCCGTTGTTCCAGGGGTCAAGGTCGGTGAGCTTTGTATGATTCATCCGGGAGGGGAGAAGGAACCGGTTGGTGCGGAGGTGGTTGGATTTCAGGGGAGCGAAGTTCTTTTGATGCCTTTGGGCGAGCTGGAGGGGATCTCCCCCGGGAGTGAAGTTGTCCCGACGGGCGATTGTCTCAAGGTGAAGGTTGGCCCGAATCTCCTGGGACGAGTCCTCGATGGGCTCGGAAATCCGATTGATTCCCTTGGGGTTCTGGAATGCGACGAAACTTATCCGGTCCATCGTGAGCCGCCCGATCCGATGAAAAGGGCACGTGTAACGCAGCCGATCTCTGTTGGTGTGAAGGCAATGGACGGACTGTTGACCGTTGGTGAAGGTCAAAGGCTTGGCATTTTTGCAGCGGCGGGTGTCGGAAAGAGTACCTTGATGGGGATGATTGCGCGTCACTCGGATGCGGATGTCAACGTGATCGGTTTGGTCGGCGAGAGAGGTCGTGAGGTCCGTGACTTTCTGGAGGTCGACCTCAAAGAGGATGGGCTTAAAAAGTCGGTGGTCGTTGTTTCCACCTCTGATCAGCCGGCCCTGACCCGTGCCAAGGCGGCTTACGTTACCACGGCGATTGCGGAATATTTTCGCGATCAGGGGAAGAAGGTCTTTTTAATGATGGATTCGGTGACCCGCTTTGCCCGTGCCCTGCGCGAGATCGGACTCGCAGTCGGCGAACCACCGGCCCGTCAAGGTTTTACACCGTCTGTTTTTTCAACACTGCCCCGGTTGCTGGAGAGGACCGGCAATTCAGACAAAGGGTCGATCACCGCCTTTTATACGGTCCTGGTATCGGGGGATGACATGAACGAGCCGGTCGCGGATGAGACGCGGGCGATTCTCGATGGACATATTGTCCTTTCGCGAAATCTTGCGGCGCGGAATCATTTTCCGGCGATTGATATCTCCGAGAGCATCAGCCGCGTCATGAGCACGATTGTTGACGCCGAGCATCTGGAGGCGAGCCGGAAGTTGCGTGAGGTCGTCGCCAACTACGAGAAGGAGCGGGATCTGATCCTGATCGGTGCCTATGAGGCCGGGAGCGATCCGCGTGTCGACTACGCGCTCGAAAAGATTGAAGAGGTAAACAGCTTCTTGAAACAGGGGATCGATGAGAAGATTTCGATTGAGGAGACGACCGATCAAATGAAAGGGATCTTTGGCGCATGA
- a CDS encoding FliM/FliN family flagellar motor switch protein, protein MVRSPNIVPFDFGKLPHIGAAEVSLINAFHRFFPSHATSDELKQSVQELLHEELGSDFSFHVERVESRPMAQVLEGLPRLGIFLVIGLPPKEEKIVVDVDLLIAHAVVDRLLGGHGDTLAQTRTLSEIEEGVLSYLILKLLSHFYDTMGASPRVHFRLFDFCSNTNELQPYLKSGEAVIALTLQVRLGRQSGSFKMLIPSSILLQFSSADDFGLTEAEKRDRSERMNAFGFLPASLWVEGGRTTVRTGELSRLKEGDFVLLDEGGGDAVSLRVGTGERRSVRGKIISRERKLQVQLEEIFDEHFVGGI, encoded by the coding sequence GTGGTTAGATCCCCCAATATTGTACCGTTTGATTTCGGGAAACTTCCCCACATCGGGGCGGCTGAGGTATCTCTGATCAACGCCTTTCATCGTTTTTTCCCGTCTCATGCTACCTCGGATGAGCTGAAACAGTCTGTCCAGGAGTTGCTTCACGAAGAGCTTGGCTCCGACTTTTCATTTCATGTCGAGAGGGTCGAATCACGGCCGATGGCGCAAGTGTTGGAAGGGCTCCCCCGCCTCGGGATCTTTCTCGTGATAGGACTTCCGCCGAAAGAGGAGAAGATTGTTGTCGATGTCGATCTCCTGATCGCCCATGCGGTTGTTGATCGTCTCTTAGGGGGGCATGGCGACACCTTGGCACAAACCCGCACCCTTTCAGAGATTGAAGAGGGGGTCCTTTCCTATCTCATCCTTAAACTGCTCTCCCATTTTTACGACACGATGGGGGCGTCTCCGCGGGTTCATTTTCGTCTGTTTGATTTTTGTTCCAACACGAACGAACTTCAACCTTATCTGAAAAGTGGGGAGGCGGTTATCGCCTTGACGCTTCAGGTTCGTTTGGGCAGACAATCGGGCTCATTCAAGATGTTGATTCCTTCTTCAATTCTTCTTCAATTCTCCTCTGCCGATGATTTCGGGCTTACAGAGGCCGAAAAGAGAGATCGTTCGGAGCGGATGAACGCCTTCGGTTTTTTGCCGGCCTCTTTATGGGTCGAGGGGGGGAGGACGACCGTCAGGACCGGAGAGCTCTCTCGATTGAAAGAGGGGGATTTTGTGCTCCTCGATGAAGGGGGGGGTGATGCCGTCTCGCTCCGAGTTGGTACGGGAGAACGGCGTTCAGTCCGTGGAAAGATTATCTCCAGGGAACGGAAGCTCCAGGTGCAACTGGAGGAGATTTTCGATGAACATTTTGTGGGGGGGATATGA
- a CDS encoding FliM/FliN family flagellar motor switch protein, with translation MKEKDPYLSELDALDTDHQFPSDEEATDVQMGQPPPFSEEGAEGPIEEAPHESVSLASDVPVQLVVVLGRKEVTVKDLVDFKKGQVVELNKVANEAVDLVAGGKVIAKGELVEIEGKLGVRILKMLK, from the coding sequence ATGAAGGAGAAGGATCCCTATCTTTCCGAATTAGATGCGCTTGATACCGATCATCAGTTTCCCTCTGATGAAGAGGCAACCGATGTCCAGATGGGTCAGCCGCCGCCATTCTCGGAAGAGGGGGCTGAAGGGCCCATCGAGGAGGCTCCCCATGAATCGGTCTCGCTCGCCTCGGATGTTCCGGTACAACTCGTTGTGGTGTTGGGGCGAAAAGAGGTGACGGTCAAGGATCTCGTCGATTTTAAAAAGGGACAGGTTGTGGAGTTGAACAAGGTTGCGAATGAGGCGGTTGATCTTGTTGCGGGAGGGAAGGTGATTGCAAAAGGGGAGTTGGTTGAGATTGAGGGGAAGTTGGGGGTTCGGATTCTAAAAATGTTAAAATAA
- a CDS encoding flagellar biosynthetic protein FliO, with protein sequence MEGTPDFAALFMKMIAGLVLVLVLAVVFIRFILPRTGLVGGRFWGRRGQGIEVKVLERVVLEPKKSLYIVKLLERYFLLGSAEQSLNLITELSKNEGEQLEGKNK encoded by the coding sequence ATGGAAGGCACACCCGATTTTGCCGCGCTTTTTATGAAGATGATCGCGGGGCTCGTTTTGGTGCTCGTGCTCGCGGTTGTTTTTATCCGCTTTATTCTGCCTCGGACCGGATTGGTGGGAGGGCGCTTCTGGGGAAGGAGGGGGCAGGGGATTGAGGTGAAGGTGTTGGAACGTGTCGTTCTGGAACCGAAGAAGAGTCTTTACATCGTCAAACTTTTGGAACGCTATTTTCTGCTAGGCTCGGCAGAGCAATCGTTGAATCTGATTACAGAGCTGTCAAAAAATGAGGGGGAACAGCTTGAAGGCAAAAATAAATAA
- the sctR gene encoding type III secretion system export apparatus subunit SctR produces the protein MRGNSLKAKINKLSISLLLIPLLFLSDTLAAQAGDFGGLVTPGQAIARPLVLLMVLAGISVIPFVVMMTTSFVKIAVVLALIRTALGTQQIPPNTIITGLALILSVYIMIPVGLEVYQVAGGTIQQGSSKPFLSDVTVSLLVKGVQEGREPVRQFLLKHTHKKEQELFYNLARKMRKDADREKVTDKDFTILVPSFVISELSEAFQIGFIIFLPFLVIDIVVTNILLSLGMFQISPITVSLPFKLLLFVLVDGWYLIAKGLILGYL, from the coding sequence ATGAGGGGGAACAGCTTGAAGGCAAAAATAAATAAACTCTCCATTTCTCTGCTTCTGATCCCGCTCCTTTTTTTGAGTGATACCTTGGCGGCCCAGGCGGGGGACTTTGGCGGCCTCGTGACACCGGGGCAGGCGATTGCGCGTCCCCTTGTCCTTCTCATGGTCCTGGCCGGGATCTCCGTCATCCCATTTGTCGTGATGATGACGACCTCGTTTGTGAAGATTGCGGTCGTCTTGGCGTTGATTCGGACTGCCTTGGGAACCCAGCAGATCCCCCCCAATACGATTATCACAGGTCTTGCGTTGATCCTGAGTGTCTACATCATGATCCCCGTCGGCCTCGAGGTCTACCAGGTGGCGGGAGGGACGATCCAGCAGGGGAGCAGCAAGCCGTTTCTCTCCGATGTCACCGTGAGCCTGCTCGTCAAAGGGGTCCAGGAGGGGCGTGAACCGGTCCGGCAGTTTTTGCTCAAGCATACCCATAAAAAGGAACAGGAGCTTTTTTACAATCTTGCCCGGAAGATGAGGAAGGATGCGGATCGGGAGAAGGTGACAGACAAGGACTTCACCATTTTGGTCCCTTCCTTTGTCATCTCGGAACTCTCGGAAGCGTTTCAGATCGGTTTCATTATTTTTCTCCCGTTTCTTGTGATTGATATTGTGGTGACGAACATCCTGCTCTCTCTCGGGATGTTCCAGATTTCGCCGATAACGGTCTCCCTACCGTTCAAGTTGCTTTTATTTGTGTTGGTCGATGGCTGGTACCTGATCGCGAAGGGGTTGATCCTCGGTTATTTATGA
- the fliQ gene encoding flagellar biosynthesis protein FliQ, whose product MMEAYIISIAKQALYLTLILTAPPVAAAMLTGLVISLIQATTQIQEQTLTFVPKLVAVMVALVLAGPWTMVQLVNFAKSLLEAFPTYVK is encoded by the coding sequence ATGATGGAAGCCTACATCATCTCGATTGCCAAACAGGCACTCTATTTGACACTAATTTTGACCGCCCCTCCCGTCGCCGCGGCGATGCTGACCGGCCTTGTGATCAGCCTGATCCAGGCAACAACACAGATCCAGGAGCAGACGCTGACCTTTGTCCCAAAACTCGTGGCGGTGATGGTCGCCCTTGTGCTGGCCGGCCCCTGGACGATGGTTCAGCTCGTTAATTTTGCCAAGTCACTTTTGGAGGCGTTTCCGACTTACGTTAAATAA
- a CDS encoding flagellar biosynthetic protein FliR has product MERVFHIAGYEIDWRFSLLLASLIMIRMIMITTTIPFLTGKPAPGMVKIGLALSLLFFLFPYLSSESKGVMALTPIQLVTLYFKEAFYGLAIGFTSSIVFHGIQASGLVIDNQRGAAQARMLIPQFQQESSVFGQFQFQLGLVLFLAIGGHIHFFNAVIGSYDKLPLLGIPPSGGNFPAFVDELIHLTGEVVVLSVQLCAPVLISIFIADVILGTISRTAPAINVWELGFIIRGVLGVFVVFLALGLIVSQMERMTLGMVGQVQRVIDFLSGLRSL; this is encoded by the coding sequence ATGGAACGGGTCTTCCACATCGCCGGCTATGAGATCGACTGGCGGTTCTCGCTCCTGCTCGCCTCGCTGATCATGATCCGCATGATCATGATCACCACGACGATCCCTTTTCTCACGGGCAAGCCGGCCCCCGGCATGGTGAAGATCGGACTTGCCCTCTCGCTCCTCTTCTTTCTGTTTCCGTATCTCTCTTCGGAGAGCAAGGGGGTTATGGCACTCACACCGATCCAGCTCGTGACCCTTTACTTCAAGGAGGCGTTTTACGGCCTCGCGATCGGCTTCACCTCGTCGATCGTCTTTCACGGGATTCAGGCATCCGGTCTCGTGATTGACAATCAGAGAGGGGCTGCCCAGGCACGCATGTTGATCCCCCAGTTTCAACAGGAGAGCTCTGTTTTTGGCCAGTTTCAGTTTCAGCTCGGCCTTGTCCTTTTCCTGGCGATTGGCGGGCACATCCATTTCTTCAATGCGGTGATTGGGAGTTACGACAAACTGCCTCTCTTGGGAATCCCCCCTTCCGGTGGGAACTTTCCAGCGTTTGTTGATGAACTGATCCACTTGACCGGCGAGGTCGTCGTCCTTTCGGTTCAGCTTTGCGCCCCGGTCCTGATCTCGATCTTCATTGCCGATGTCATCTTGGGGACGATTTCGCGCACCGCCCCGGCGATCAACGTCTGGGAACTTGGTTTTATCATCCGTGGTGTCCTGGGTGTCTTCGTAGTTTTCCTCGCGCTCGGTCTGATTGTGAGCCAGATGGAGAGGATGACGCTCGGGATGGTGGGGCAGGTGCAGAGGGTTATCGATTTTCTCTCTGGTTTACGATCATTGTAG
- a CDS encoding ATP-binding protein, which produces MERHYLKRGLEERLIELFKVFPVVVVSGARQVGKSTLLEHAYPNISRVVFDPSIDIENARADPELFLNHRKPPVILDEIQYAPELVSTIKRRLEKERPPGQYLLTGSQQWGVMKLLAESLAGRAVFLDLDGFSLQEISDTTPGSSWLGEWLTKSSEDFVMKCSRLKLPGTLFETIWRGSLPEAQFLEIQNIPPFHAAYLRTYVERDVRLLAEISDLQSFARFFRLCGALTAQEINYSEIGRELGLTPQTAHRWLDLLKATYQWYEIPPYSGNTIKRISTKGKGYLSDTGLACFGQAISTPDAISAHPLWGSLFETLMVSQVRKQCQLLNPPPILYHWRSHGGAEVDLLLEYNGKFYPIEVKGNSRPTGHDTRGIQAFREAYPHLKIEKGLVIAPAESAHPLSEDVVVIPWDLQ; this is translated from the coding sequence ATGGAGAGACACTACCTCAAAAGAGGCTTAGAAGAGAGATTAATAGAGCTATTCAAGGTTTTTCCCGTTGTTGTTGTTAGTGGTGCAAGACAGGTAGGGAAAAGTACCCTTCTCGAGCATGCCTATCCAAACATCTCACGGGTTGTCTTTGACCCCAGCATTGATATTGAAAATGCCCGAGCCGACCCGGAACTGTTCTTAAACCACAGAAAACCGCCGGTTATCCTGGATGAAATTCAATACGCACCAGAGCTTGTCTCTACCATCAAAAGACGATTGGAAAAAGAGCGCCCTCCGGGACAATATCTTTTGACCGGCTCCCAGCAGTGGGGGGTCATGAAACTTCTTGCAGAAAGCCTTGCTGGACGAGCGGTCTTTTTGGACCTGGATGGTTTCAGTCTCCAGGAAATCAGCGATACAACACCAGGCAGCTCATGGCTCGGAGAATGGCTCACCAAAAGTAGCGAGGATTTTGTCATGAAATGTTCTCGCCTCAAACTCCCTGGCACTCTTTTTGAGACAATCTGGCGCGGCTCACTTCCCGAGGCACAATTTTTGGAGATACAAAATATCCCCCCATTCCACGCTGCTTATTTGAGAACCTATGTGGAACGAGATGTTCGTCTTCTGGCAGAGATCTCGGATCTTCAATCTTTTGCCCGATTCTTTCGTTTGTGCGGGGCCCTTACGGCTCAAGAGATCAACTACAGTGAGATAGGGCGTGAATTAGGCCTAACACCTCAAACAGCCCATCGTTGGCTCGATCTCCTCAAGGCCACTTATCAATGGTACGAGATTCCACCTTACTCCGGGAATACAATCAAAAGAATCAGCACGAAAGGGAAAGGATACTTAAGTGACACGGGCCTCGCCTGTTTTGGCCAGGCGATTTCAACACCCGATGCAATCTCGGCACATCCCCTTTGGGGAAGCCTCTTTGAGACACTCATGGTGAGCCAAGTCCGAAAACAGTGCCAACTGCTAAATCCCCCACCGATTCTCTACCATTGGCGATCTCACGGAGGTGCGGAAGTGGATCTCTTGCTGGAATACAACGGAAAATTTTACCCCATTGAGGTCAAGGGGAATAGCCGCCCGACCGGTCATGATACTCGAGGCATTCAGGCATTTAGAGAAGCTTATCCTCATCTAAAAATTGAAAAGGGATTGGTTATCGCGCCGGCAGAATCTGCCCACCCGCTTTCTGAAGATGTTGTTGTGATTCCTTGGGATCTACAATGA
- a CDS encoding tetratricopeptide repeat protein encodes MPLDDSRAPFKEEERGKVLDPNPERRRYLVDLFYKFAQNRISLADLSRFPRKKLVRVAEIGYFKYKYGRYEEAKKIFETLVAIDHANHYYHTALGGVYQKLGRYVDAVVEYTRAHRLRPKDLCSYVNRGEIYLKHKNFRKAAEDFRAAIQLDPDGKNLWANRARSLVIALKRNLELRQRLQRRPASRENPARPRQ; translated from the coding sequence ATGCCGCTGGATGATTCACGTGCCCCCTTTAAAGAAGAAGAGCGGGGCAAGGTATTGGACCCTAATCCGGAGCGACGCCGGTACCTTGTCGATCTCTTTTATAAATTTGCACAAAACAGGATTTCTCTTGCCGATCTATCGCGTTTCCCCCGTAAAAAATTGGTCCGGGTCGCAGAGATCGGTTACTTCAAATACAAGTACGGGCGTTATGAGGAGGCCAAGAAGATTTTTGAAACGCTCGTCGCGATCGACCATGCGAATCATTACTATCACACAGCCCTCGGGGGCGTTTATCAGAAGCTGGGGCGGTATGTTGATGCGGTGGTGGAATATACGCGGGCGCACCGTTTAAGACCCAAGGATCTCTGCTCCTACGTCAACCGGGGAGAGATTTATCTCAAACACAAAAACTTCAGAAAAGCGGCCGAGGATTTCAGGGCCGCCATTCAGCTTGATCCCGACGGGAAAAATCTCTGGGCGAATCGGGCACGGTCGCTCGTTATTGCACTCAAACGGAATCTGGAACTGAGACAGAGGTTACAGAGAAGGCCGGCTTCTAGGGAGAATCCGGCTCGTCCTCGCCAATAA
- a CDS encoding sigma 54-dependent Fis family transcriptional regulator, which translates to MEKQSVLDTDTALIGKEDQKDLIFERKCQLIIVEGPGKGKKLALTQPRIRIGKRETNEFMVEDTTVSRNHLEILQADDSYLLKDLNSTNGTYINDIRVKEAYLAPGDIIRIGNTRIEFVAFDEKVQIEPSSKNEFGLLVGRSRKMRQIFGILEKISPTNATVIIEGETGTGKEVVARAIHQNSARKAKPFVVFDCSSVAQNLIESELFGHVKGAFTGAVTTRRGAFEEANGGTIFLDEIGELSLDLQPKLLRALEQREVKKVGSNETASIDVRVICATNRSLRKEISEGRFREDLYYRLSVVKFHIPPLRERPDDIPFLIEKFLGEGKFNKMPDGKLRVTRVEDDALKMLTRYQWPGNVREMINVLERIVPLVEGSSITGQNISYIFQEMEKDEEEATERMSVDMGLPFKEAKQKVVEVFEKDYLAAMLRRNNYNISKTAREAGIDRKHIRNLLKKYGIIGEDEPDSP; encoded by the coding sequence ATGGAAAAACAGTCCGTTCTCGACACTGATACCGCGTTGATCGGCAAGGAAGATCAGAAAGATCTTATCTTCGAGCGGAAGTGTCAGTTGATCATTGTGGAGGGGCCAGGCAAGGGGAAAAAGCTGGCACTCACCCAACCACGCATCCGAATTGGAAAAAGAGAGACCAACGAGTTTATGGTTGAGGACACAACCGTTTCCCGAAATCACCTGGAAATTCTGCAGGCGGATGACAGCTACCTTCTCAAGGATTTAAACAGCACGAACGGAACCTACATCAACGATATCCGCGTGAAGGAGGCGTATCTCGCGCCGGGTGATATCATCCGGATCGGCAATACCCGGATTGAATTTGTCGCCTTTGATGAGAAGGTCCAGATCGAGCCGTCCAGCAAGAACGAATTTGGCCTACTGGTCGGCCGCTCACGCAAGATGAGACAGATCTTCGGAATCCTGGAGAAGATCTCCCCCACCAATGCAACCGTCATCATCGAAGGGGAGACAGGAACCGGCAAGGAGGTGGTCGCACGGGCGATTCACCAGAACAGTGCGCGCAAGGCAAAGCCGTTTGTGGTTTTTGACTGCAGCAGCGTCGCCCAAAACCTTATCGAAAGCGAATTGTTCGGCCACGTCAAAGGGGCGTTTACCGGTGCCGTCACGACTCGCCGCGGCGCCTTTGAAGAGGCGAACGGGGGGACGATCTTTTTGGATGAGATCGGCGAACTCTCCCTTGACCTCCAGCCAAAACTGCTGCGGGCGCTTGAGCAACGTGAGGTGAAAAAGGTGGGATCCAACGAAACAGCCTCCATCGATGTCCGGGTGATTTGCGCCACGAACAGAAGTTTAAGGAAAGAGATCTCCGAGGGGCGTTTTCGGGAGGACCTCTATTATCGCCTCTCGGTTGTTAAATTTCATATCCCGCCGCTCCGAGAACGTCCGGATGACATCCCCTTTTTGATCGAAAAATTTTTGGGAGAGGGGAAGTTCAACAAGATGCCGGATGGAAAACTGCGAGTCACACGTGTGGAAGATGACGCCCTCAAGATGCTCACCCGTTACCAATGGCCTGGGAACGTTCGCGAAATGATCAACGTTCTGGAAAGAATTGTCCCTCTCGTGGAAGGAAGTAGTATTACGGGTCAAAACATCTCCTACATTTTTCAGGAAATGGAGAAGGATGAGGAGGAGGCGACCGAACGGATGTCGGTCGACATGGGCCTCCCCTTCAAAGAGGCAAAACAAAAGGTCGTCGAGGTTTTCGAAAAAGATTACCTCGCCGCGATGCTTCGAAGAAACAATTACAATATCTCAAAGACAGCGCGCGAGGCGGGCATCGACCGAAAGCATATTCGTAATCTGCTCAAGAAGTATGGGATTATTGGCGAGGACGAGCCGGATTCTCCCTAG